The following are encoded together in the Clostridia bacterium genome:
- a CDS encoding dipeptide ABC transporter ATP-binding protein: MAEKLLEVKDLVKHFPMKSRGMFSKGSGVVKAVDGVSFSIQGGETLGLVGESGCGKSTTGRLILRLIEPTSGKVAFDGVDVRSLGKRDLRALRREMQIVFQDPYASLNPRMTVGQIIGEPLEVHGVPHGGEKQKRIQELLDVVGLSPYHASRYPHEFSGGQRQRIGIARALAVNPKLIVCDEPVSALDVSIQAQVINLLQDLQANLGLTYLFIAHDLSVVKHISDRVAVMYLGRLVELTSKETLYRSPMHPYTQALLSAVPVPDPERKKHRILLEGEIPSPINPPSGCRFHPRCPHAQEVCSAEDPVFTEVDEGHFVACHLHEACEGKEGRIPSASETRGVS, from the coding sequence ATGGCAGAAAAGCTTCTTGAGGTAAAGGATCTTGTGAAACACTTTCCCATGAAGAGCAGAGGGATGTTTTCGAAGGGTTCAGGTGTTGTTAAAGCCGTGGATGGCGTGAGCTTCTCTATCCAGGGCGGCGAGACACTGGGCCTTGTTGGAGAGAGCGGTTGTGGGAAGTCGACCACAGGCAGGCTGATACTGCGGCTGATCGAACCTACGTCAGGCAAGGTCGCTTTTGACGGGGTGGATGTGCGCTCGCTTGGCAAGCGAGACCTTCGAGCTTTGCGCAGGGAGATGCAGATTGTGTTCCAGGATCCGTATGCATCGCTCAACCCGAGGATGACCGTGGGGCAGATCATAGGCGAACCATTGGAAGTTCACGGTGTCCCGCACGGCGGCGAGAAGCAAAAGCGTATTCAGGAACTGCTGGATGTAGTGGGCCTTTCCCCATACCATGCAAGTCGATACCCGCACGAGTTTTCGGGAGGGCAGCGCCAGAGAATCGGGATAGCCAGGGCCCTGGCGGTCAACCCCAAGCTGATTGTGTGCGACGAGCCGGTATCGGCCCTCGATGTGTCGATTCAGGCTCAGGTCATCAACCTTCTGCAGGATCTTCAGGCAAATCTGGGGTTGACATACCTATTCATCGCCCACGATCTGAGTGTGGTGAAGCACATAAGCGATCGGGTGGCGGTGATGTACCTCGGAAGACTGGTTGAACTCACCTCCAAGGAGACCCTGTACCGCTCCCCGATGCATCCTTATACCCAGGCTTTGCTCTCTGCCGTGCCGGTGCCAGACCCTGAGCGGAAGAAGCATCGAATCCTGCTTGAGGGGGAGATACCCAGCCCCATCAACCCACCGTCAGGGTGCAGATTCCATCCCAGGTGCCCACACGCCCAGGAGGTATGCTCGGCAGAAGACCCAGTGTTCACCGAGGTTGATGAAGGGCATTTCGTTGCCTGTCACCTTCATGAGGCATGTGAGGGCAAAGAGGGTCGAATTCCTTCAGCTTCGGAAACGAGAGGGGTTTCCTGA
- a CDS encoding RraA family protein, whose translation MAKETGFKIYTSIERPAKGIVEQYRGFVAANISDSMSRLFTMDYRVGPVYKPMSKLCGTAITVQARPGDNLLSLKAIEIAQPGDVIVIATQGDTSLSVWGGFMSMMAAKKGIAGVVTDGVIRDVEQSRETGLPIYAVGVTPAAPTKEGAGQINTSISCGGVVVEPGDIVVGDEDGVVVVPRREAEAVVEKVRERIAKEDAWLKIVEGGGFIAIDSASEIIAAKNAEIK comes from the coding sequence GTGGCTAAGGAGACAGGTTTCAAGATCTACACTTCAATCGAACGACCGGCCAAAGGAATCGTAGAACAGTACCGTGGTTTTGTCGCAGCTAACATATCCGACAGCATGAGCCGCCTCTTCACTATGGACTACCGTGTCGGACCCGTGTACAAGCCCATGAGCAAGCTGTGCGGAACCGCCATCACTGTTCAGGCGAGGCCAGGCGACAACCTCCTTTCGCTGAAGGCGATCGAGATTGCCCAGCCAGGAGATGTGATCGTCATAGCGACACAGGGAGACACATCGCTTTCCGTCTGGGGCGGGTTCATGAGCATGATGGCTGCCAAAAAAGGAATCGCCGGAGTAGTCACTGACGGAGTGATCCGCGATGTGGAGCAATCTCGCGAAACGGGCCTGCCTATCTACGCAGTAGGCGTGACTCCTGCGGCGCCCACCAAGGAAGGCGCCGGCCAGATCAACACCTCAATCTCATGCGGAGGGGTAGTCGTAGAACCAGGCGACATCGTAGTCGGAGACGAAGACGGGGTCGTAGTCGTGCCCAGACGCGAGGCCGAGGCGGTCGTTGAGAAGGTGCGGGAGAGGATAGCCAAGGAAGATGCGTGGCTCAAGATTGTCGAGGGCGGCGGTTTCATCGCCATAGACTCGGCAAGCGAGATCATCGCAGCGAAGAACGCCGAGATCAAATAG
- a CDS encoding M20/M25/M40 family metallo-hydrolase, translated as MTCRDTQNTHVEQVLKHAAENEERYVDDLKALLRIPSVSANRSGVSECVEFLSAHLRGMGMTVNVFKTERNPIIVGEIQGTSPRTVLFYGHYDVQPPDPIEAWEHPPFAVCECEGRIYARGAVDDKGNFFCIVKAIQSYVETVGSLPCTVKFILEGEEEMGSESIADFIPQNLDFLKCDDMVWFDGGVHADGRPEVCLGMKGMVYVELSVESATRDLHSGKAPLVDNAAWRLVWALRSLYGPDQRIAIPGFYDDVVGPSPSDIRLIANSRLTAEDILKDWTIQRLRDGYEDLRGEELLTRLYFEPTCTICGISTGYSGPGSKTVIPHTARAKVDFRLAPKQDPDDIIAKLRSHLCEQGFSDIEVSVDSAMAASKSDPDADIVRKVLDVMRSNYGEPVVKPIVEGSGPGCVFEQLGVPYVFARLGPAEDRSHSPNEYTTREAYLKGIATVIQLIAEYSR; from the coding sequence ATGACATGTCGCGATACTCAAAACACGCACGTTGAACAGGTTCTGAAGCATGCCGCTGAGAATGAGGAACGGTATGTTGACGACCTGAAGGCGCTTCTGCGCATTCCAAGCGTATCCGCCAACCGAAGCGGCGTCTCCGAGTGCGTGGAGTTTCTGTCGGCTCACCTCAGGGGCATGGGCATGACAGTCAACGTCTTCAAAACAGAACGCAATCCGATAATCGTGGGCGAGATTCAGGGGACGTCTCCCAGGACCGTCCTGTTTTACGGGCACTATGATGTGCAGCCGCCTGATCCCATTGAGGCATGGGAACACCCGCCGTTCGCAGTTTGTGAATGCGAAGGCCGCATCTATGCTCGGGGCGCAGTGGACGACAAGGGCAATTTCTTCTGCATCGTAAAGGCCATTCAGAGTTATGTGGAGACGGTTGGGTCTCTTCCATGCACCGTCAAGTTCATCCTTGAGGGTGAGGAGGAGATGGGGAGTGAGAGCATCGCGGACTTCATACCCCAAAACCTCGATTTCCTCAAGTGCGACGACATGGTGTGGTTCGACGGAGGCGTCCATGCGGACGGCCGACCAGAAGTATGCCTTGGCATGAAAGGCATGGTGTATGTAGAGCTCAGCGTGGAATCGGCCACCCGGGATCTGCATTCGGGGAAGGCGCCATTGGTCGATAATGCTGCGTGGCGGCTTGTCTGGGCGCTGCGTTCGTTGTATGGGCCGGATCAGAGAATCGCCATTCCCGGGTTCTACGATGATGTGGTCGGCCCAAGTCCCAGCGATATCAGGCTCATCGCCAATTCTCGTCTGACGGCTGAGGACATTCTGAAGGACTGGACGATACAGCGTCTCCGCGATGGATACGAGGATTTGCGCGGGGAGGAGCTCCTGACGAGGCTGTACTTCGAGCCCACGTGCACCATCTGTGGAATATCAACAGGCTACAGCGGCCCTGGCTCGAAGACTGTCATTCCTCACACTGCCCGGGCCAAGGTTGACTTCCGCCTGGCGCCTAAGCAAGACCCTGACGACATCATCGCCAAGCTCAGGTCACACCTCTGCGAACAGGGGTTCAGCGATATAGAAGTGAGCGTGGATTCGGCCATGGCTGCCTCGAAGAGTGATCCAGACGCGGATATAGTACGCAAGGTGCTCGACGTAATGCGGTCCAATTACGGGGAGCCCGTCGTAAAGCCGATTGTGGAGGGCTCAGGCCCGGGATGCGTGTTTGAGCAGCTTGGGGTTCCCTATGTGTTCGCGAGGCTGGGCCCTGCTGAAGACCGATCCCATTCGCCGAACGAGTACACTACGCGCGAGGCTTACCTGAAGGGAATAGCCACTGTTATTCAGCTGATTGCAGAGTATTCCCGTTAA
- a CDS encoding creatininase family protein, translating to MRTCELAKLSWKEAEEALAQKPVVLIPMGAVEPHGPQLPLGTDYMVAEYVALEAAMKSGNALVTPTIPFGYCDAVRDIPGAISLDPDTLSMVVADVVSNLVRHGVERIIFVNNHRTNSVALDYVARKLRREMGIEMATFFPWGVIQAFCPPMYENFAAVFGHGAEPETSVMQSLFPEHVRMDLAKADQYGNKWGIPAKSTSQLDFHGTPIEVYLQSQEISETGTRGNPLEASSDRGRKMVDQVIRRLAEFIEAFKEAPLPNE from the coding sequence ATGCGTACTTGTGAATTGGCCAAGCTTTCGTGGAAAGAAGCTGAAGAAGCGCTGGCCCAAAAGCCTGTAGTGTTGATCCCCATGGGCGCAGTGGAACCCCATGGTCCACAGCTGCCTCTCGGCACGGACTACATGGTGGCGGAATACGTGGCGCTCGAGGCTGCCATGAAATCGGGGAATGCGCTCGTGACGCCGACGATTCCGTTTGGATACTGTGACGCAGTTAGGGACATACCGGGCGCAATCTCTCTCGATCCCGATACCCTATCAATGGTCGTCGCGGATGTGGTGTCGAACCTCGTCCGGCACGGGGTTGAGAGGATAATCTTCGTAAACAACCACCGTACCAACTCCGTGGCTCTCGACTATGTCGCCCGCAAGCTACGCCGGGAAATGGGCATTGAGATGGCCACATTCTTCCCATGGGGCGTCATCCAGGCATTCTGCCCGCCCATGTATGAGAATTTCGCCGCGGTGTTCGGTCATGGAGCAGAACCTGAGACATCTGTGATGCAGTCCCTGTTCCCCGAGCATGTCCGCATGGACCTCGCCAAGGCTGACCAGTACGGGAATAAGTGGGGGATTCCTGCAAAGAGCACGTCCCAGCTGGACTTCCATGGCACTCCGATAGAGGTGTACTTGCAGTCGCAGGAGATCAGCGAAACCGGCACGAGGGGGAATCCGCTGGAGGCGTCCTCCGATAGGGGAAGAAAGATGGTCGATCAGGTCATTCGGCGCCTGGCTGAATTCATCGAGGCGTTCAAAGAGGCGCCGCTTCCGAACGAGTAG
- a CDS encoding ABC transporter substrate-binding protein has product MRMPTKDIWTLCKTLLVLVAVSAMVAHAPATSADSGRIVYAIDVDISNLDPINSIDPGSAAVNQQIYEPLVRMGSTGDIEPVLAESWNVSSDNLTWSFNLRKGVKFQDGTAFDAAAVKAHFDRLLDPKKAARARGAFDMIKKVDVAATHTVKFTLIKPYAPFLAVMTDLGGLICSPTAVKKWGDDYPFHPVGTGPWVFKEWMPADHTTLTPSPNYWGGKPKISELVFKPVSEPSARVIMLETGQADVANTIMPDEMKRLERSKDIDIHKVPVLRGWFIGLNVLEKPFDDVRVRRALNYAVDVSIITDEILRGTAKPLSAPVNSKVWGYSGQPDYEYDPVKAKKLLTEAGYPRGFEANLWAPASGAGFMPEVPQAIQAMLGEVGVKVKIIPFEMSAFIDNIIKNPAESKKAGKNMVMMGIGARTGEAATIMDEFFNTGSWAPVKYNRCFYSNKTVDNLLDQALQTFDQTKQKALLAQAQEMVWNDAPWIFLYEMMGIYGVRSNVKGLQWLASNYILFHTVQK; this is encoded by the coding sequence ATGCGTATGCCAACCAAGGATATCTGGACTCTCTGCAAGACCCTACTGGTTCTAGTTGCGGTATCCGCCATGGTCGCTCATGCCCCTGCGACCAGCGCAGACAGTGGACGAATAGTGTACGCGATCGATGTGGACATATCCAACCTGGACCCGATCAATTCCATCGATCCAGGATCTGCTGCAGTGAATCAGCAGATCTACGAACCCCTTGTCAGGATGGGGAGTACTGGCGATATCGAGCCGGTGCTTGCCGAGTCGTGGAACGTTAGCTCCGACAACCTCACATGGTCTTTCAACCTGAGGAAGGGCGTGAAGTTCCAGGACGGAACTGCTTTTGACGCTGCTGCCGTCAAGGCGCATTTCGATCGATTGCTCGACCCGAAGAAAGCCGCCAGAGCACGCGGGGCTTTTGACATGATCAAGAAGGTGGACGTGGCAGCAACCCACACTGTCAAGTTCACTCTCATCAAGCCGTACGCGCCGTTCCTGGCTGTCATGACCGACCTCGGAGGCCTGATCTGCAGCCCAACTGCCGTTAAGAAGTGGGGCGACGACTATCCGTTCCATCCCGTGGGCACCGGCCCATGGGTGTTCAAGGAGTGGATGCCCGCCGACCATACTACACTCACGCCCAGCCCGAACTACTGGGGCGGCAAACCCAAGATCAGCGAGCTCGTGTTCAAACCGGTCTCCGAGCCGAGCGCCCGCGTTATCATGCTCGAGACTGGCCAGGCTGATGTGGCGAACACCATAATGCCTGATGAGATGAAGCGCCTCGAGCGGAGCAAGGATATCGACATTCACAAGGTGCCTGTGCTCAGAGGCTGGTTCATCGGGCTGAACGTGCTCGAGAAGCCCTTCGACGATGTGCGTGTCAGACGGGCCCTCAACTACGCAGTTGATGTCAGCATCATAACTGACGAGATACTGAGGGGAACGGCAAAACCGCTCTCTGCTCCAGTCAACTCCAAAGTATGGGGCTATAGCGGTCAGCCGGATTATGAGTATGACCCGGTGAAGGCGAAGAAGCTGCTGACCGAGGCGGGCTACCCAAGGGGATTCGAAGCCAACCTGTGGGCGCCTGCGTCTGGGGCAGGGTTCATGCCTGAGGTTCCGCAGGCCATACAGGCCATGCTTGGCGAAGTCGGCGTCAAGGTGAAGATCATCCCGTTTGAGATGTCTGCCTTCATCGACAACATCATAAAGAATCCCGCCGAATCCAAGAAGGCCGGAAAGAACATGGTCATGATGGGTATCGGCGCAAGGACTGGAGAGGCAGCCACCATCATGGATGAGTTCTTCAACACGGGTTCGTGGGCGCCTGTCAAATACAACCGCTGCTTCTACAGCAACAAGACTGTGGACAACCTGCTTGACCAGGCTCTTCAGACCTTCGATCAGACGAAGCAGAAGGCGCTCCTGGCCCAAGCGCAGGAGATGGTGTGGAATGATGCACCGTGGATCTTCCTCTACGAGATGATGGGCATCTACGGAGTGAGGAGCAACGTAAAGGGCCTTCAGTGGCTTGCGTCAAACTACATCCTGTTCCACACGGTTCAGAAGTAG
- a CDS encoding M55 family metallopeptidase, with product MGLRVFISADIEGTAGVVSLLQCVPGESEYEMGKRLMTCEVNAAVQGAIDAGASQVVVCDAHANMQNILPEQLHPEAELVRGAIRDSLQMQGIDDTYDALLVTGAHAMAGTHRGVLDHSWVSRMVYNIRIGGATLNEPCLNAITAGYYGVPLVMVSGDRAMVEQTQSVLPDVKGAVVKEGYSRYCARSLHPERARALIRETAREALGNLKQFRPVSAPNPLCMEIDFYRTDMADAAELVPGVKRLGSRTVSFTGDPEQVFRVQELVLYRLKYEM from the coding sequence TTGGGACTGAGAGTGTTCATAAGCGCCGACATCGAGGGCACGGCGGGCGTGGTCAGCTTGCTGCAGTGCGTTCCGGGCGAGTCCGAATACGAGATGGGCAAACGCCTGATGACGTGTGAGGTCAACGCGGCTGTTCAAGGCGCCATCGATGCAGGCGCGAGCCAGGTTGTGGTGTGCGACGCGCATGCCAATATGCAGAATATCCTCCCTGAGCAGCTGCATCCTGAGGCTGAGCTTGTCAGGGGCGCGATCAGAGACTCTCTGCAGATGCAGGGGATCGACGACACCTACGATGCATTACTCGTGACAGGAGCGCACGCGATGGCCGGGACGCACAGGGGAGTGCTGGACCATTCCTGGGTGAGCAGGATGGTCTACAACATCCGAATCGGCGGAGCCACTCTCAATGAACCGTGCCTGAATGCGATCACAGCCGGGTACTACGGAGTCCCGCTGGTGATGGTGAGCGGCGATCGGGCCATGGTTGAGCAGACCCAATCAGTGCTGCCGGATGTCAAGGGGGCAGTGGTCAAAGAGGGGTATAGCCGCTATTGCGCACGCTCGCTCCATCCTGAGCGGGCAAGGGCCCTCATACGCGAAACAGCAAGAGAGGCACTGGGGAATCTCAAGCAGTTCAGGCCAGTGTCGGCGCCTAACCCCCTCTGCATGGAGATTGACTTCTACCGAACCGACATGGCAGACGCAGCCGAACTTGTTCCCGGCGTGAAGCGACTGGGCTCTCGAACCGTCTCGTTCACTGGCGATCCTGAGCAGGTATTCAGAGTTCAGGAACTCGTTTTGTATCGTTTGAAGTACGAGATGTGA
- a CDS encoding ABC transporter ATP-binding protein: MDKPLLEVRNLKTCFYTEDGVVPAIEDVSFSLGEGETVGIVGESGSGKSVTALSVMRLIPNPPGRIENGEIIFKGENLLAKRMNEMRRIRGNDIAMIFQEPMTSLNPVLTVGEQIMEAIALHQQLGRQDARDKTIRMLRSVGIPSPERRVDDYPHQMSGGMRQRVMIAMALSCNPELLIADEPTTALDVTVQAQILELIMALKNDLGASVMLITHDLGVVAETADRVIVMYAGKVMENAGVKELFRRPAHPYTMGLLGSIPKLNEDRARLQSIDGVVPSPFNMPKGCRFHPRCSSAMDVCRNEEPGFTSIADGHNVRCWKYA, from the coding sequence ATGGACAAACCACTGTTGGAAGTGCGGAACCTCAAAACATGTTTCTACACTGAGGATGGCGTAGTGCCGGCTATAGAGGATGTAAGCTTCTCACTGGGCGAGGGTGAGACTGTCGGGATTGTCGGTGAGAGTGGAAGCGGCAAGAGCGTCACGGCTCTTTCGGTGATGCGGCTCATCCCAAACCCTCCTGGCAGGATCGAAAATGGAGAGATCATCTTCAAAGGAGAGAACCTTCTGGCGAAGCGCATGAACGAGATGCGACGCATCAGGGGCAATGATATCGCCATGATATTCCAGGAGCCGATGACAAGCCTGAACCCTGTCCTCACTGTGGGGGAACAGATAATGGAGGCAATAGCGCTCCATCAGCAGCTTGGAAGGCAAGATGCGAGAGACAAGACCATCCGCATGTTGAGATCGGTGGGAATTCCTTCACCCGAACGCCGTGTGGACGATTATCCGCATCAGATGAGCGGCGGAATGAGGCAGAGGGTGATGATCGCCATGGCGCTTTCGTGTAACCCCGAGCTCTTGATCGCCGACGAACCGACTACGGCTCTAGATGTGACGGTGCAGGCGCAGATCCTCGAACTCATTATGGCGCTCAAAAACGACCTTGGCGCTTCGGTGATGCTGATCACTCACGATCTTGGAGTCGTTGCAGAGACTGCCGACCGTGTCATAGTCATGTATGCTGGAAAGGTCATGGAGAATGCGGGCGTCAAAGAACTGTTCCGAAGGCCTGCTCATCCGTATACCATGGGCCTTCTTGGGTCTATTCCCAAGCTCAATGAGGACCGCGCGAGGCTTCAGTCTATCGATGGCGTAGTTCCGAGCCCCTTCAACATGCCGAAGGGTTGCAGATTCCATCCCCGATGCAGCTCCGCAATGGACGTTTGCCGGAATGAGGAACCCGGGTTCACCAGCATTGCGGATGGCCATAACGTGAGATGCTGGAAGTACGCTTAG
- a CDS encoding ABC transporter permease subunit, translated as MGSVDQNTLNAGAPAARSQIRALWRRLLRNRMAVMGGCVVLFFVAVAIFAPLIAPYDPSKPSFMARLQGPSSEHWLGTDTLGRDMLSRIMYGSRYSLLAGIVSVAIAAFAGTLLGLLSGYYGGWVDMTIMRLMDMLLAFPGILLAIAIISVLGRGLFNAMVSVGLYSVPSFARVVRSRVLSLREQEFVESARAIGDTDGRILFRHILPNIATPVIIMSTMRLGTTILAAASLSFLGLGAQPPMPEWGAILSGGRDVLRVAPHIAAFPGLAILMTVVGFNLLGDGVRDALDPKLKDK; from the coding sequence ATGGGTAGTGTAGATCAGAATACTCTGAATGCAGGCGCTCCTGCTGCGCGATCACAGATAAGGGCCTTATGGCGCCGTCTGCTGAGAAACCGTATGGCGGTAATGGGTGGATGCGTCGTGCTGTTCTTCGTTGCTGTGGCTATCTTCGCGCCGCTCATAGCGCCTTACGACCCCAGCAAACCGAGCTTCATGGCTAGGCTGCAGGGGCCGTCGTCAGAGCATTGGCTTGGCACCGACACCCTGGGGCGCGACATGCTCAGCCGGATAATGTACGGAAGCAGATACTCGCTATTGGCCGGGATTGTGAGTGTGGCAATCGCTGCGTTTGCCGGCACACTGCTTGGTCTTCTATCCGGGTATTACGGCGGCTGGGTGGATATGACCATCATGAGGCTGATGGACATGCTGCTGGCGTTTCCGGGCATTCTCCTTGCGATAGCGATCATATCCGTTCTGGGGCGCGGCCTGTTCAACGCCATGGTGTCCGTGGGGTTGTACTCAGTTCCCAGCTTTGCGAGGGTGGTTCGCAGCAGAGTCTTGTCACTGCGGGAACAGGAGTTTGTTGAGAGCGCCAGAGCAATAGGCGATACAGATGGCCGTATACTGTTTCGCCATATTCTTCCTAACATAGCGACTCCAGTTATCATAATGTCGACTATGCGGCTGGGGACTACGATACTAGCTGCGGCGTCCCTCAGTTTCCTGGGCCTCGGCGCGCAGCCCCCGATGCCCGAGTGGGGAGCGATACTGAGCGGCGGACGCGATGTGCTACGAGTGGCGCCTCACATCGCGGCATTCCCTGGCCTGGCGATACTCATGACCGTGGTCGGTTTCAACCTGCTGGGAGACGGGGTTCGCGATGCTTTGGATCCCAAACTCAAGGATAAGTAG
- the nikB gene encoding nickel ABC transporter permease, with protein MLRFVGKRILWMIPLLLGVTLMVFLILHLTPGDPAALILGDAADQQTIEMLRHEMGLDRPLVVQYFDFVWKAVRGDLGTSTHSKRPVVSELKSRLPATLELACTALLLAAVVGITVGIVSAVRRYSAFDHAMMLTTLVFASMPSFWLGLILMLVFSVQLGWLPAVGRGGFIHLILPALTLAATPAALIARLTRSSMLDVVEEDYIRTAHAKGLSEEVVIWKHALKNAMIPIITVIGIQFGGMMGGSVVIESVFAWPGVGKLMVDSILTKNYPVVQGGLLMMAVIVSLINLAVDVTYGLLDPRIRYE; from the coding sequence GTGCTGCGATTCGTAGGTAAGCGGATCCTCTGGATGATTCCGTTGCTGCTTGGTGTGACTCTGATGGTCTTCCTGATCCTTCACCTCACCCCGGGCGATCCAGCTGCGCTCATTCTGGGAGATGCGGCTGATCAGCAGACCATAGAGATGCTCCGTCACGAGATGGGACTGGATAGGCCCTTAGTGGTCCAGTATTTCGACTTCGTATGGAAGGCGGTCCGCGGAGACCTGGGAACTTCCACGCATTCAAAGCGGCCTGTTGTCAGCGAGCTCAAAAGTCGCTTGCCTGCCACTCTGGAACTGGCATGCACAGCGCTTCTCCTGGCTGCCGTGGTCGGGATCACTGTGGGAATTGTGTCTGCTGTTAGAAGATACTCTGCGTTCGACCATGCGATGATGCTGACAACTCTGGTGTTTGCGTCGATGCCGTCGTTTTGGTTAGGCCTGATACTGATGTTGGTTTTTTCGGTGCAACTAGGATGGCTGCCTGCTGTGGGAAGAGGTGGGTTCATCCATCTCATACTTCCTGCACTCACCCTGGCGGCGACGCCCGCAGCGCTAATAGCTCGGCTGACACGCTCCAGCATGCTGGATGTGGTGGAAGAGGACTACATCCGCACTGCCCACGCTAAAGGGCTCAGCGAAGAGGTCGTGATCTGGAAACATGCGCTGAAGAACGCGATGATCCCAATCATAACGGTAATCGGGATCCAGTTCGGTGGGATGATGGGCGGATCGGTAGTGATAGAGTCGGTGTTTGCCTGGCCGGGCGTAGGCAAACTGATGGTGGATTCCATATTGACCAAGAACTATCCGGTTGTTCAGGGCGGGCTCCTCATGATGGCTGTCATCGTCAGCCTGATCAACTTGGCCGTCGATGTTACGTATGGGCTGCTCGATCCGAGGATCAGGTACGAGTGA